One window of the Syngnathus typhle isolate RoL2023-S1 ecotype Sweden linkage group LG21, RoL_Styp_1.0, whole genome shotgun sequence genome contains the following:
- the LOC133145056 gene encoding actin nucleation-promoting factor WASL-like isoform X1, with protein sequence MSGLHPQRQSNVSSLLLTPQENDYLFSHLGRKCITLSTAVVQVFIAERNATWTKRCCGVACLVKDNPQRSYFIRVFDIKDGKVLFEQELYNNFTINPSRTFFITFAGDSSQVGLNFANEEEAKRFRGHLAELLGKKQRKSEKRRDPPNGPALPMATVDIRNPEISTGHRFHSNSQVNNIMHSTFAKREKKGKGKKKRLTKADIGTPSNFQHIGHVGWDPNTGFDLNNLDPDLKNLFDMCGISEAQLKDKETSKVIYDFIEKKGGVEAVKNELRRQAPPPPPSRGGPPPPPPHHGSAPPPPPPARGRGAPPPPPPSRAPVSAPPPPPPSRPGMNAPPPPPPNRGYQPPPPPPAHASAGGPPPPPPPPTSSIPSFGGPPPPPPPPPPGPPPSSNANGAMDSGMPLPGGKPALLSQIREGTQLKKVDQKERPASNTGRDALLDQIRQGIQLKPRDETNETNDSPPSSLAPSDGIVGALMDVIRKRGKAIHSSDEDDDDEDDEDFEDEDEWDD encoded by the exons ATGAGTGGACTTCACCCACAACGACAATCAAATGTCAGTTCCTTACTACTGACACCTCAAGAGAACGACTACCTTTTTTCCCACCTTGGCAGGAAATGCATC ACATTGTCCACAGCAGTGGTCCAGGTGTTCATCGCCGAGCGGAACGCCACCTGGACCAAAAGATGCTGCGGCGTGGCCTGTCTGGTCAAGGACAACCCGCAGCGCTCCTACTTCATCCGAGTCTTTGACATTAAG gacGGTAAGGTGCTCTTCGAGCAGGAACTGTACAACAACTTCACCATCAACCCGTCTCGGACTTTCTTCATTACATTTGCTGGGGAC TCGAGCCAAGTGGGCCTGAACTTTGCTAATGAGGAGGAGGCCAAACGGTTCAGAGGTCACCTGGCAGAGCTCTTGGGCAAAAAGCAAAGGAAATCTG AGAAGAGACGCGATCCTCCAAACG GTCCGGCACTCCCCATGGCCACCGTGGACATCAGAAACCCTGAAATCAGCACGGGGCACCGTTTCCATAGCAACTCTCAGGTGAACAACATCATGCACTCCACCTTCGCCAAGAGGGAGAAGAAGGGCAAAGGCAAGAAGAAGAGGCTGACAAAGGCTGACATCGGCACGCCGAGCAACTTCCA GCACATCGGCCACGTTGGATGGGATCCAAACACGGGCTTTGAC TTAAATAACTTGGACCCCGACCTGAAGAACCTCTTCGACATGTGCGGCATCTCCGAGGCGCAGCTCAAGGACAAAGAAACCTCCAAGGTCATCTACGACTTCATCGAGAAGAAGGGAGGCGTGGAAGCCGTCAAAAACGAGCTGCGCCGACAAG CTCCCCCGCCGCCTCCATCCAGAGGCggccctcctccccctccccctcatCATGGTTCAGCCCCACCGCCGCCACCTCCCGCCCGTGGGCGTGGCGCCCCGCCGCCCCCTCCGCCCTCCCGAGCCCCCGTCTCGGCACCTCCGCCCCCTCCACCGTCCCGGCCGGGCATGAACGCCCCCCCGCCGCCCCCTCCCAACCGAGGCTACCAGCCCCCGCCACCACCGCCGGCCCACGCCTCGGCAGGCGGGCCGCCACCACCTCCGCCGCCCCCCACATCCTCCATCCCTTCGTTCGGGGGACCGccgcccccgcctcccccgccgCCTCCCGGACCCCCGCCGTCGTCTAACGCCAACGGCGCCATGGACAGCGGCATGCCGCTCCCCGGCGGCAAACCGGCCTTGCTAAGTCAGATCCGCGAAGGCACCCAACTGAAGAAGGTGGATCAGAAGGAGCGCCCCGCATCCAACACTGGGCGAGACGCACTTCTGGACCAAATCCGACAAGGAATCCAACTCAAACCT AGGGACGaaacaaatgaaacaaatgaCTCGCCTCCTTCCTCCCTGGCCCCCTCGGACGGCATCGTGGGGGCGCTGATGGACGTCATTCGGAAAAGGGGCAAAGCCATTCATTCTTCAG ATGAGGACGATgacgacgaagatgacgaagactTTGAAGATGAGGATGAATGGGATGACTAG
- the lmod2b gene encoding leiomodin-2: MSCFGYRRELSKYEDVDEDELLASLSPEELAELEKELVDIDPDANVPIGLRQRDQTDKTPTGTFSREALMKYWEAETQKILENEIAGASAKTDDEDERVTDRNSESEDEKDDESEKEQKKDIEEEDEEEEEEESEEESDEEEEVETEEDDEDQNANFKPVTPPPPPIVVPQLLKPQRAEPTRLTPPPPPVDPNASGNPTVVDEALQQALRDDPELTEVNLNNIDDISQETLIRFAEALRSNTHVRVFSLANTHADDPVAIAVAKMLRENSSIVSLNIESNYVSGKGVMALVQALPGNNTLTELRFHNQRHICGGQVEMEMVKILRENHTLIKLGYQFNLPGPRMSMTGILTRNQDRQRQKRLQEQKQLQQQGAPEGAANPRTTALRGTPCSSPRSSPWSSPKVQRINLAKKQTPPAPPPPPPPPPPPPPPPPPPPPALLLPSRQEKKKPTRTIAEVIKSHEASSKKTKTKGKKGKKGKVKDETTCILKELKNALRPVAVERRGDDSSRPSTPMRSAHDQLMDSIRNSNIRSLRKVELPLHLR, from the exons ATGAGTTGTTTCGGATACCGCCGGGAGTTGAGTAAGTACGAAGATGTGGACGAGGATGAGCTCCTGGCCTCGCTCAGTCCAGAAGAGCTGGCCGAGTTGGAGAAGGAGCTGGTGGACATCGACCCCGACGCCAACGTGCCCATCGGGCTACGACAAAGGGACCAGACCGACAAGACCCCGACTGGGACTTTCAGTAGAGAGGCGCTTATGAAATATTGGGAAGCTGAGACACAGAAAATCCTGGAAAATGAAATTGCCGGAGCGAGCGCTAAAACG GATGATGAAGACGAGCGTGTGACAGACAGAAACAGCGAATCCGAAGATGAAAAGGACGACGAAAGCGAGAAAGAGCAGAAAAAGGATatagaggaggaagatgaagaggaggaagaagaggaaagtgaggaggaaagtgacgaagaggaggaggttgAAACAGAAGAAGACGACGAAGACCAAAACGCTAACTTCAAGCCCGTaacgccgccaccgccaccgaTCGTCGTCCCGCAGCTGCTGAAGCCACAGAGGGCGGAGCCAACTAGACTGACTCCTCCCCCTCCACCCGTGGACCCCAACGCCAGCGGGAACCCCACCGTCGTGGACGAGGCCCTGCAGCAAGCGCTTCGTGACGACCCTGAGCTCACAGAAGTCAACTTGAATAACATCGACGACATCTCGCAG GAGACCCTAATCCGATTCGCCGAAGCTCTGAGATCCAACACGCACGTGCGCGTCTTCAGCCTCGCCAACACCCACGCCGACGACCCGGTAGCTATCGCCGTCGCTAAGATGCTACGGGAGAACTCGTCTATCGTGAGCCTCAACATCGAGTCCAACTATGTAAGCGGGAAGGGCGTCATGGCCTTGGTTCAAGCCCTCCCCGGGAACAACACCCTGACCGAACTTCGATTTCACAACCAGAGACACATCTGTGGAGGACAG GTAGAGATGGAGATGGTGAAGATACTAAGGGAAAACCATACCTTGATCAAGCTGGGCTACCAGTTCAACCTACCTGGTCCCAGGATGAGCATGACGGGGATCCTCACCAGGAACCAAGACCGTCAGAGGCAGAAACGACTGCAGGAGCAGAAGCAACTGCAGCAGCAGGGGGCGCCGGAAGGAGCTGCTAATCCACGAACCACAGCGCTG AGAGGAACACCCTGCAGCTCACCTCGATCCTCTCCTTGGTCCTCCCCCAAAGTCCAGCGGATCAACTTGGCTAAAAAGCAAACACCTcctgcaccaccaccaccaccaccacctcctccaccacctccccctccaccaccacctcccCCTCCTGCACTCCTACTGCCCTCTCGGCAAGAGAAGAAGAAACCCACCCGGACCATCGCCGAGGTGATCAAATCCCACGAGGCCAGCAGCAAGAAGACCAAGACCAAAGGGAAGAAGGGTAAGAAGGGCAAGGTCAAGGACGAGACCACCTGCATCCTCAAGGAGCTGAAGAACGCGCTGAGACCTGTAGCGGTGGAGAGGCGGGGGGACGACAGCAGCAGGCCGTCCACGCCGATGAGGTCAGCCCacgaccagctgatggactccATCCGGAACAGCAACATCCGGAGCCTGAGAAAG gtTGAACTCCCATTGCACCTAAGATAA
- the LOC133145056 gene encoding actin nucleation-promoting factor WASL-like isoform X2 has translation MSGLHPQRQSNVSSLLLTPQENDYLFSHLGRKCITLSTAVVQVFIAERNATWTKRCCGVACLVKDNPQRSYFIRVFDIKDGKVLFEQELYNNFTINPSRTFFITFAGDSSQVGLNFANEEEAKRFRGHLAELLGKKQRKSGPALPMATVDIRNPEISTGHRFHSNSQVNNIMHSTFAKREKKGKGKKKRLTKADIGTPSNFQHIGHVGWDPNTGFDLNNLDPDLKNLFDMCGISEAQLKDKETSKVIYDFIEKKGGVEAVKNELRRQAPPPPPSRGGPPPPPPHHGSAPPPPPPARGRGAPPPPPPSRAPVSAPPPPPPSRPGMNAPPPPPPNRGYQPPPPPPAHASAGGPPPPPPPPTSSIPSFGGPPPPPPPPPPGPPPSSNANGAMDSGMPLPGGKPALLSQIREGTQLKKVDQKERPASNTGRDALLDQIRQGIQLKPRDETNETNDSPPSSLAPSDGIVGALMDVIRKRGKAIHSSDEDDDDEDDEDFEDEDEWDD, from the exons ATGAGTGGACTTCACCCACAACGACAATCAAATGTCAGTTCCTTACTACTGACACCTCAAGAGAACGACTACCTTTTTTCCCACCTTGGCAGGAAATGCATC ACATTGTCCACAGCAGTGGTCCAGGTGTTCATCGCCGAGCGGAACGCCACCTGGACCAAAAGATGCTGCGGCGTGGCCTGTCTGGTCAAGGACAACCCGCAGCGCTCCTACTTCATCCGAGTCTTTGACATTAAG gacGGTAAGGTGCTCTTCGAGCAGGAACTGTACAACAACTTCACCATCAACCCGTCTCGGACTTTCTTCATTACATTTGCTGGGGAC TCGAGCCAAGTGGGCCTGAACTTTGCTAATGAGGAGGAGGCCAAACGGTTCAGAGGTCACCTGGCAGAGCTCTTGGGCAAAAAGCAAAGGAAATCTG GTCCGGCACTCCCCATGGCCACCGTGGACATCAGAAACCCTGAAATCAGCACGGGGCACCGTTTCCATAGCAACTCTCAGGTGAACAACATCATGCACTCCACCTTCGCCAAGAGGGAGAAGAAGGGCAAAGGCAAGAAGAAGAGGCTGACAAAGGCTGACATCGGCACGCCGAGCAACTTCCA GCACATCGGCCACGTTGGATGGGATCCAAACACGGGCTTTGAC TTAAATAACTTGGACCCCGACCTGAAGAACCTCTTCGACATGTGCGGCATCTCCGAGGCGCAGCTCAAGGACAAAGAAACCTCCAAGGTCATCTACGACTTCATCGAGAAGAAGGGAGGCGTGGAAGCCGTCAAAAACGAGCTGCGCCGACAAG CTCCCCCGCCGCCTCCATCCAGAGGCggccctcctccccctccccctcatCATGGTTCAGCCCCACCGCCGCCACCTCCCGCCCGTGGGCGTGGCGCCCCGCCGCCCCCTCCGCCCTCCCGAGCCCCCGTCTCGGCACCTCCGCCCCCTCCACCGTCCCGGCCGGGCATGAACGCCCCCCCGCCGCCCCCTCCCAACCGAGGCTACCAGCCCCCGCCACCACCGCCGGCCCACGCCTCGGCAGGCGGGCCGCCACCACCTCCGCCGCCCCCCACATCCTCCATCCCTTCGTTCGGGGGACCGccgcccccgcctcccccgccgCCTCCCGGACCCCCGCCGTCGTCTAACGCCAACGGCGCCATGGACAGCGGCATGCCGCTCCCCGGCGGCAAACCGGCCTTGCTAAGTCAGATCCGCGAAGGCACCCAACTGAAGAAGGTGGATCAGAAGGAGCGCCCCGCATCCAACACTGGGCGAGACGCACTTCTGGACCAAATCCGACAAGGAATCCAACTCAAACCT AGGGACGaaacaaatgaaacaaatgaCTCGCCTCCTTCCTCCCTGGCCCCCTCGGACGGCATCGTGGGGGCGCTGATGGACGTCATTCGGAAAAGGGGCAAAGCCATTCATTCTTCAG ATGAGGACGATgacgacgaagatgacgaagactTTGAAGATGAGGATGAATGGGATGACTAG
- the tmem229a gene encoding transmembrane protein 229A, whose translation MVRRSRDSLRIRTGESVGSDEAEETARWLPPWMRLYFYGMHGVTLDVLLSSVRGVLSDRDPKLVGFSSPYLCVVHSLTHFALEKVYSKKRCFQGRPVVFHLLIYPSVYIGLQVLIENISNALNTQVRVLPGTHWVLHYILALYFSQVFHKGVSRLQYHPTRGLRPLQSLPGYIRFIFFGMHGFLDEVMFTSAFNLVEKRSLTGHTSLWSFLMYGSCSFVVEKLYLHLHFKRGWGTWRRLPIYICFIYTWELCWGLGLRQFDACSWDYSHYSHNFMGLITLLYLPGWACLSLYQDVLSNFLLGIRSSGESRRWSVSGGEVNGRPQSRKKRL comes from the coding sequence ATGGTCCGTCGTTCCAGAGACAGTCTTCGGATCAGAACCGGTGAGTCCGTCGGTTCTGATGAGGCTGAAGAGACCGCACGGTGGCTGCCGCCATGGATGCGGCTGTACTTCTACGGAATGCACGGTGTCACCCTGGATGTGCTGCTTTCCTCGGTCCGAGGGGTTCTATCCGACCGGGACCCTAAGTTAGTGGGCTTTTCCTCGCCGTATCTATGCGTGGTGCATTCACTGACCCACTTTGCACTGGAGAAGGTCTACTCGAAGAAAAGGTGCTTTCAAGGAAGGCCTGTGGTTTTTCATCTGCTGATTTATCCGTCTGTTTACATCGGGCTGCAGGTTCTGATAGAGAACATCAGCAACGCACTCAACACGCAAGTGAGGGTCCTACCAGGGACGCACTGGGTCCTCCATTACATCCTGGCTCTTTATTTTAGTCAGGTGTTCCACAAGGGGGTGTCTAGGCTGCAGTATCATCCCACCAGGGGACTCCGTCCTCTCCAAAGCCTCCCCGGGTATATCCGCTTCATATTTTTTGGAATGCACGGCTTTCTGGATGAGGTGATGTTCACCTCGGCGTTCAACCTGGTGGAGAAGCGAAGCCTGACAGGTCATACGTCCTTGTGGTCCTTCCTCATGTATGGCAGCTGCAGCTTTGTGGTGGAGAAACTCTACCTGCACCTGCACTTTAAAAGAGGTTGGGGGACTTGGCGGAGGCTCCCCATCTACATCTGCTTCATCTACACCTGGGAGCTGTGCTGGGGTTTGGGTCTGAGGCAGTTCGACGCATGCTCATGGGACTACTCGCACTATTCGCACAACTTCATGGGACTCATCACACTCCTCTACCTGCCCGGGTGGGCCTGCCTGAGTCTCTATCAAGATGTGCTGTCCAACTTCTTGCTCGGCATTAGGTCCAGCGGGGAAAGTCGGCGATGGAGCGTGAGCGGCGGGGAAGTCAACGGACGGCCTCAATCTCGGAAAAAAAGACTTTAA